One window of Sphingomonas sp. KC8 genomic DNA carries:
- the ruvA gene encoding Holliday junction branch migration protein RuvA, translating to MIARLTGILAETTADHAVLDVAGVGYLVQASARTLAAIGPIGGQVMLFTEMQVREDAMILFGFGSAGERDWFRLLTSVQGVGGRVALAILSVLAPDELVRAIGSGDKAMVARANGVGPKLAMRIVNELKDKTGGLVIGPAGGGAPVAAGSAAADALSALANLGFRPADANAAVAAAEEELGAGATLDAMVRLALRKAAR from the coding sequence ATGATCGCGCGACTGACCGGCATCCTTGCCGAAACCACGGCCGATCATGCCGTGCTGGATGTCGCCGGGGTCGGTTATCTGGTGCAGGCATCGGCGCGCACCCTGGCGGCGATCGGGCCGATCGGCGGGCAGGTGATGCTGTTCACCGAAATGCAGGTCCGCGAAGACGCGATGATCCTGTTTGGCTTTGGATCGGCCGGCGAGCGCGACTGGTTCCGTTTGTTGACCAGCGTGCAGGGCGTTGGCGGCCGGGTCGCGCTGGCGATCCTGTCGGTGCTCGCGCCCGATGAACTGGTCCGTGCCATCGGCAGCGGCGACAAGGCGATGGTTGCGCGCGCCAATGGCGTCGGGCCGAAACTGGCGATGCGCATCGTCAACGAACTGAAGGACAAGACCGGCGGGCTTGTGATTGGGCCGGCGGGCGGCGGTGCGCCGGTTGCCGCCGGCAGTGCTGCGGCCGACGCGCTCTCCGCCCTCGCCAATCTCGGTTTCCGCCCGGCGGACGCGAACGCGGCGGTGGCGGCGGCCGAGGAAGAACTCGGCGCTGGCGCGACGCTCGATGCGATGGTGCGGCTGGCGCTCAGGAAGGCGGCGCGCTGA
- a CDS encoding DUF5655 domain-containing protein yields MSDLKLFRTESTGVIELAGGAVSLEKSLQTLFEANLEALLGVRFLASEFTTNEGGRMDTLGIDENSAPVVIEYKRSSNENVINQGLFYLDWLMGHRKDFEWLVLEKLGADIAKKVDWSGSRLICIAGDFGKYDEHAVKQMNRTIALIRYRRYAGDLLLLEQLTATTAKPINGAQMVSPMQAGAGGSKKYKTTSEHIAEAPSAVLDLYHAVSAYLEAVGDDVQVKMNDNYVAFRRLKNFACVELRNQLGKLLVYVRVNPDGVALEAGFTRDVRQIGHYGTGDLEITLQSMDDVEKAKPLFDASYQNA; encoded by the coding sequence ATGAGCGATCTTAAATTATTTCGCACTGAATCAACCGGCGTGATCGAACTTGCCGGTGGCGCAGTGTCGCTCGAGAAGTCATTGCAAACCCTATTTGAAGCAAATCTGGAAGCGTTGCTGGGTGTGCGTTTTCTTGCATCCGAATTTACCACCAATGAAGGTGGTCGAATGGACACACTTGGTATCGACGAAAATAGCGCGCCAGTCGTTATTGAGTATAAACGCTCATCGAACGAAAATGTTATCAATCAAGGCCTGTTTTATCTTGATTGGCTCATGGGGCATCGCAAGGATTTTGAGTGGTTGGTGCTTGAGAAGCTTGGCGCCGATATCGCAAAAAAGGTGGATTGGTCCGGATCGCGTCTGATCTGCATCGCCGGCGATTTCGGCAAATATGATGAACATGCCGTAAAGCAGATGAATCGCACAATCGCGCTGATCCGCTATCGTCGTTATGCGGGTGATTTGCTTCTTCTGGAGCAGTTAACCGCGACAACAGCCAAACCCATTAATGGGGCCCAGATGGTCAGTCCCATGCAAGCCGGCGCAGGGGGGAGCAAGAAATATAAAACGACCAGCGAACATATCGCCGAAGCCCCATCTGCGGTGCTCGATCTCTATCATGCGGTCAGCGCTTATCTCGAAGCTGTTGGCGACGATGTTCAGGTAAAAATGAATGACAATTATGTAGCATTCCGTCGCTTGAAGAATTTTGCCTGCGTAGAATTACGAAATCAACTCGGCAAGCTATTGGTCTATGTCCGTGTGAACCCTGATGGCGTGGCGTTGGAGGCCGGATTCACGCGTGATGTGCGTCAGATAGGCCACTATGGCACCGGTGATCTTGAAATCACGCTTCAGTCCATGGACGATGTGGAAAAAGCGAAGCCGTTGTTTGATGCCAGTTATCAGAACGCCTGA
- the tolR gene encoding protein TolR, protein MAMGPIQGRGHNGRRAPMAEINVTPLVDVMLVLLIIFMITAPLLVAGVPVNLPDSRAGALDQKDQPIQISLDETGKVFLDDQEVAEAALADRLTELATTRGTGKDAPQIYLRADRGLDYGRVMRVMGELNRAGLNKVALVTMGEEKP, encoded by the coding sequence ATGGCGATGGGGCCTATCCAGGGACGCGGCCACAACGGCCGGCGCGCGCCGATGGCGGAAATCAATGTCACGCCGCTGGTGGATGTTATGCTGGTGCTGCTGATCATCTTCATGATCACTGCGCCGTTGCTCGTTGCCGGGGTGCCGGTGAACCTGCCGGATAGCCGGGCCGGTGCACTCGACCAGAAAGACCAGCCGATCCAGATTTCGCTCGATGAAACGGGCAAGGTGTTCCTCGACGATCAGGAAGTGGCCGAGGCCGCGCTGGCCGATCGGCTGACCGAGCTCGCCACGACACGGGGCACCGGCAAGGATGCCCCTCAAATCTACCTGCGCGCCGATCGCGGCCTTGATTATGGCCGGGTGATGCGGGTGATGGGCGAACTGAACCGTGCCGGCCTGAACAAGGTGGCGTTGGTCACGATGGGCGAAGAGAAGCCGTGA
- a CDS encoding YebC/PmpR family DNA-binding transcriptional regulator: protein MAGHSKFKNIMHRKGAQDKKRSALFSKLSREITVAAKMGLPDPAMNARLRAAVIAARAGGMPKDNIERAINKAAGSDGENYEEIRYEGFGPGGVSLIIETLTDNRNRTATNVRTAVAKNGGNLGAGGSVSHGFDRMGLITYPAKAGDADTVFEAALEAGAEDVSSSEDSHEIWTATDNLHGVAKALEAVLGEAEGTKLAWRPQTMVSVGEADAATLFKLLDVLDDDDDVQTVWGNYDISDDVMEKLG from the coding sequence ATGGCCGGCCATTCCAAATTCAAAAACATCATGCACCGCAAGGGTGCCCAGGATAAAAAGCGTTCGGCGCTTTTTTCCAAGCTCAGCCGCGAAATCACGGTGGCCGCCAAGATGGGCCTGCCCGATCCGGCGATGAACGCCCGGCTGCGCGCCGCCGTTATCGCCGCGCGTGCCGGCGGCATGCCCAAGGACAATATCGAACGCGCGATCAACAAGGCGGCCGGCAGCGACGGCGAGAATTATGAAGAGATCCGCTACGAAGGCTTTGGCCCTGGTGGCGTGTCGCTGATCATCGAAACGCTGACCGACAATCGCAATCGCACCGCGACCAACGTGCGCACCGCTGTCGCCAAGAATGGCGGCAATCTGGGTGCGGGCGGATCGGTGAGCCACGGGTTCGATCGGATGGGCCTGATCACCTATCCGGCCAAGGCGGGTGATGCCGACACGGTGTTCGAAGCAGCCCTTGAGGCCGGCGCCGAGGATGTTTCGTCATCCGAGGACAGCCATGAAATCTGGACCGCGACCGATAATCTGCACGGCGTCGCCAAGGCGCTGGAAGCGGTGCTGGGCGAAGCGGAAGGCACCAAGCTGGCCTGGCGCCCGCAGACGATGGTTTCGGTTGGCGAGGCGGATGCGGCAACGCTGTTCAAGCTGCTCGACGTGCTCGACGACGATGATGACGTGCAGACCGTCTGGGGCAATTACGACATCTCCGACGATGTGATGGAGAAGCTGGGCTGA
- the ruvB gene encoding Holliday junction branch migration DNA helicase RuvB → MTDADRILTAARRPEDVDAALRPKSLDEFVGQKAARENLRVFIEAARTRGDALDHVLFFGPPGLGKTTLAQIIAKEMGSGFRATSGPVIAKAGDLAALLTNLEDGDVLFIDEIHRLNPAVEEVLYPAMEDRALDLMIGEGPSARSVRIDLPRFTLVGATTRQGLITTPLRDRFGIPVRLQFYTVDELEHVVRRAADLLGLGIAPDGAVEIARRARGTPRIAGRLLRRVRDFANVAGVDVVDRKAADAALNRLEVDHRGLDAMDRRYLMMIADIYRGGPVGVETLAAGLSEPRDTVEEVIEPYLIQLGLIARTARGRCLNALGWKHLGLNPPPGAEAGLFDGK, encoded by the coding sequence GTGACTGACGCCGACCGCATCCTGACCGCCGCCCGCCGCCCCGAAGATGTGGATGCGGCGCTGCGTCCCAAATCGCTCGACGAATTTGTCGGGCAGAAGGCCGCGCGCGAAAATCTGCGCGTGTTCATCGAAGCGGCGCGCACGCGCGGCGATGCGCTCGATCATGTGCTGTTCTTCGGGCCGCCGGGGCTGGGCAAGACCACCCTGGCCCAGATCATCGCCAAGGAAATGGGATCGGGGTTCCGCGCCACGTCCGGCCCGGTCATCGCCAAGGCCGGCGATCTGGCCGCCCTCCTCACCAATCTTGAAGATGGCGATGTGCTGTTCATCGACGAGATTCACCGGCTCAATCCGGCGGTGGAAGAGGTGCTCTATCCGGCGATGGAGGATCGCGCGCTCGATCTGATGATCGGCGAAGGGCCATCGGCGCGATCGGTGCGGATCGATCTGCCGCGTTTCACGCTGGTTGGGGCGACGACGCGGCAGGGGCTGATCACCACCCCGCTCCGGGATCGTTTCGGCATTCCGGTGCGGCTGCAATTCTACACGGTCGACGAACTGGAACATGTCGTACGCCGCGCCGCCGATCTGCTGGGTCTGGGTATCGCCCCTGATGGCGCGGTGGAGATTGCCCGGCGCGCGCGCGGGACGCCGCGGATCGCCGGACGGCTGCTGCGGCGGGTGCGCGATTTCGCCAATGTCGCCGGGGTCGATGTGGTCGATCGCAAGGCGGCGGATGCGGCGCTCAACCGGCTGGAGGTCGATCATCGCGGGCTTGATGCGATGGACCGGCGTTACCTGATGATGATCGCCGATATCTATCGTGGTGGCCCGGTGGGGGTGGAAACGCTGGCGGCCGGCCTGTCCGAGCCGCGCGATACGGTGGAAGAGGTGATCGAACCGTACCTCATCCAGCTCGGCCTGATCGCGCGCACGGCGCGGGGGCGGTGTCTCAATGCGCTCGGCTGGAAGCATCTGGGTCTTAATCCCCCGCCGGGCGCGGAAGCTGGGCTATTCGACGGAAAATAG
- the ybgC gene encoding tol-pal system-associated acyl-CoA thioesterase, translating into MVKDVQDRPYEGRFVGPEHRFAVRVYFEDTDLTGVVYHANYLRFMERARSDMLRAAGIDQVAAQDAGEGYYAVSDLAIRYHRPAKLDDALLILSEVREIRGASCVIHQRVMRGDEVVAEADVTAAFIAPNGRPRRQPRGWIAIFERLKGNSDQS; encoded by the coding sequence ATGGTTAAGGACGTGCAGGATCGGCCATATGAAGGCCGCTTCGTCGGCCCGGAGCATCGTTTCGCGGTGCGTGTCTATTTCGAGGACACGGACCTGACGGGCGTGGTGTATCACGCCAATTATCTGCGCTTCATGGAACGCGCCCGCAGCGATATGTTGCGCGCCGCCGGGATCGATCAGGTGGCCGCGCAGGATGCGGGCGAGGGCTATTATGCGGTATCGGATCTCGCCATTCGCTACCACCGCCCCGCAAAACTCGACGATGCGCTGCTGATTTTATCCGAAGTGCGGGAAATTCGCGGCGCTTCGTGCGTCATTCATCAAAGAGTCATGCGGGGTGATGAGGTAGTCGCGGAAGCGGATGTGACTGCGGCCTTCATCGCCCCCAACGGCAGGCCACGGCGACAGCCGCGTGGCTGGATCGCCATTTTCGAACGGCTAAAAGGGAATTCTGACCAATCATGA
- the tolQ gene encoding protein TolQ, with product MTIAPTESLLSPVTLFMQADFVVKAVMIGLVLASIWTWTIIIAHGMRLKSVAKANDAFERDFWKAEDIDRFYDGPGRADLPSAKVFSAGVTEWRRSTKGGRIDREGTRARLATTMGAAVAAEIDRLSDRLNILATVGSVAPFVGLFGTVWGIMRSFTSIAAQQNTSLGVVAPGIAEALFATALGLFAAIPAVIAYNRLSHVLNRVEARLHRFADGFHSTLSRELENEA from the coding sequence ATGACCATCGCGCCGACGGAATCGCTGCTTTCCCCCGTCACCTTGTTCATGCAGGCCGATTTCGTCGTGAAGGCGGTGATGATCGGGCTGGTGCTGGCGAGCATCTGGACGTGGACGATCATCATCGCCCACGGCATGCGGCTGAAAAGCGTGGCCAAGGCCAACGACGCCTTCGAACGCGATTTCTGGAAGGCCGAGGATATCGACCGTTTCTATGACGGCCCCGGCCGCGCCGATCTGCCCAGTGCCAAGGTGTTTTCCGCCGGCGTCACCGAATGGCGGCGATCGACCAAGGGCGGCAGGATCGACCGGGAAGGCACGCGCGCCCGGCTGGCGACGACGATGGGGGCTGCCGTGGCCGCCGAAATCGATCGGCTGTCGGATCGGCTGAACATTCTCGCCACAGTCGGTTCGGTCGCCCCGTTCGTCGGGCTGTTCGGTACGGTGTGGGGCATCATGCGCAGCTTCACCAGCATTGCCGCCCAGCAGAACACGTCGCTTGGCGTTGTCGCCCCCGGCATTGCCGAGGCGCTGTTCGCCACCGCGCTCGGCTTGTTCGCGGCCATCCCGGCGGTGATCGCCTATAACCGGCTGAGCCATGTGCTGAACCGGGTCGAAGCGCGGCTCCACCGTTTTGCCGATGGCTTTCATTCGACGTTGAGCCGCGAACTGGAGAACGAGGCGTGA
- the ruvC gene encoding crossover junction endodeoxyribonuclease RuvC: protein MILIGLDPGLGTTGWGVIAADGNRLSHIANGQVRTEVAAPLALRLVALHDALTDVLIAHRPDGAAVEEVFVNTNPQSTLKLGQARGVILLTLARQGLAVGEYAARLVKKAVVGTGAADKTQVHAMVSRLLPGVKIAGADAADALAVAITHAHHLASARALKRIIA from the coding sequence CTGATCCTGATCGGCCTTGATCCCGGGCTTGGCACCACCGGCTGGGGCGTGATCGCGGCCGATGGCAATCGGCTGAGCCATATCGCCAATGGGCAGGTGCGGACCGAAGTGGCCGCACCGCTCGCTTTGCGGCTGGTGGCGCTGCACGATGCGCTGACGGATGTGCTGATCGCCCACAGGCCCGATGGCGCGGCGGTGGAGGAAGTGTTCGTCAACACCAACCCGCAATCGACGCTGAAGCTGGGACAGGCGCGCGGTGTGATCCTGCTGACGCTGGCGCGACAGGGGCTTGCGGTTGGCGAATATGCGGCAAGGCTGGTGAAGAAAGCGGTCGTGGGCACGGGCGCGGCTGACAAGACACAGGTCCATGCGATGGTGTCGCGCCTGCTGCCGGGGGTGAAGATCGCCGGCGCGGATGCGGCCGATGCGCTGGCCGTCGCGATCACCCATGCGCACCATCTGGCCAGCGCCAGGGCTTTGAAAAGGATCATTGCATGA